AATTAAATTTATACCCTCTGAATGAGTCTCTTCAACCTATAGCAGGAGTATAATTTTTCATTACGTGCCTAGGATGAGATACTAGGAAACAAAATTGCAGTATATCTGCCTTTCAAATTATGGACTGGAAGTACAGGTGGAAAAATGGCTATCGACCAAGCCGAGATGAAGCGGCAAAAAACCCTCATTTGTTAGATGAGAGTCAGTTCGAGAATGAACAAGACCGAAAGCTAGCTGAAGAATCTGCAAGGAAGCATTTGGGTATACCTGCACCAACTTTAGACGAGGACAAGTCAATACTACCTCATGCCGCTTCGCCCGATGAATTAATTTGATAGCACCATTTCACAAAATCTTTGCAAATAATATAAATTAGCTGTAGGGGTATACGTGTGTACCCTTATGTATTTGTAGTACTATGTACGCTCCACACTATTAGGAAGTTTAACAAAATGCAAATTTATCAACTTTTCAATCGATTAAATAATAAGAAATTTACTAAGTTACTCAGTCAAGCAGTAGCTTTAGGCTTAGGCGCTATTGTTCTCCTCTCAACTACTAATGCTAATGCTGCCGAGCAAGTGATTTTAAAGTATGGTAATTTTCAAGGGCAAATATCTGTTGAAGAATTAACTCAATTTACAGAAACTGGCAAGACTACGCCGACATTAAAAGCTTATTTGGATGCTGCACAACAAGACCCCGCAGTAGCTCGTAAGGCACTGAAAGCCCCAATCAAAGCGGATCCTGCCTTTTTAAATAATTTACTATCTAGCTGGGCTGGGCCAATTTTAGTTAGCCAAATTGGTGAAGTAGTTCACCCTCCCACAGGACAACTAGATCAAGAGGCGTTGCGAAGCGCCTTAAGTACATCCATTAAACAAAATGGTGAAGTTACACTACTTGGAGCCATTCAGAATTATCCTAATACTTCTGTTGAACTTGAAGGCGATCGCCTCATTGCTGTTTATAAACGCCTAAGCAATCTGGCAGAACTCTTATGATGGCTAGTTACTGCTGAAAATTAATACCTATGGGTCTATCTTAGGGTTCTATCTTGTAACCAAAAAATTTCCTAACCTAATTGTAGAGTTAGGGAATAATTTATATGACAACTGACGTTTCAAGAGAAATTAACAAGAATCTTAATGGAGGCCTGATAACTGGTGTTCTCCTGAGTATTGCGGGGGTAATTGCGATCGCAGTGCCTAATTTCACCACCCTATTCGCCGAAACTTGGATTGCAGCGATTCTGATTTTTGCTGGATTTACAAAATTAGTGTACGCTACTCAAACCCGCGATCGCGGAGGTTTCATTTGGAAACTTCTATTAAGCGGACTTTATATCGCAACTGGCATAATGCTATTTGTTTACCCTTATACAGGTGTTCTCACACTAACTCTGTTGCTGGGCAGCTTTTTACTAACTGAAGGCACATTTGAGTTAATTTTGGCATTCCAGTTACGTCCGCAAGAAAATTGGGCGTGGGTGCTAGGTAATGGCATTATTACCTTGGTATTAGGCGGAATGATTTGGTTCCAATGGCCATTCAATGCACCCTGGCTTCTAGGCACACTTGTTGGTATCAGCATTATTTTTAGTGGCATTTCCCGCGTCATGCTATCTTTGAATGCGCGTTCTATCTCAAATCCTCCCAATGGAGGTATAAATCCTACTTAGTAGATGGCAGTAATGCAATAAATCATCACAAAGACGCGATAAATCGCCGTCTCTACGAAAAAATGATTATTGTAGAGACGGCAATTCATTGCGTCTATGCCTACGCCAACAAAATTGCTAAATTAACAAAGGAAATCAAAATCAAGGCCAGCTAGCTGCAATCAACAATGGTATCTATTGCTACTCCCTTCTCGGATATTCAAAACCATTGGGCACGCTTATTTATTACAGCCTTAGCCCAACGTGGTATTGTCAGTGGGTCGCCTAACGGCACGTATCGCCCCGATAACTCACTGACTCGCGCTGAATTTGCCGCCATCATCGCCAACGCATTTCCCAAAGTTACCCAGAAGCGGCAGTATGTGCCCTTTGTTGATGTTCCTACTAATTATTGGGCAGCAGTCGCTATTCAAACAGCTTACGAAAAAGCATTTCTTAGTGGGTTTCCCGACAAAAGTTTCCGTTCTGCCGAGCGAATTACTAGGGTGGAAGTTTTGGTTTCCTTAGTAGGAGGCTTAGAAATTGCCACTAAGGTAAAACCTGACCTTCTCTCAGCCCTCCCACAAATTTATCAAGATTCTATTCAGATTCCTGGATATGGTAGAAATCAAATAGCTATTGCCACCAGTGCTGGATTAGTGGTTAGTTTTCCTAATGTGAAATTACTGAATCCCAATCTTGCCGCTACTCGTGCAGATGTGGCAGTGATTATTTATCAAACTTTGGTGTATTTAGGTCAGGCAGAAAAAATTTCTTCCATTTATTTAGTGCAGCCACCAATACCAACACCAACACCCACACCCACACCCACACCCACACCCACACCTGTCGGTAGCGTTAAGCTCAATCATAGTCGAGAATTCCGGGGGGCGTGGGTAGCATCTGTGTGGAATAGTAATTGGCCTTCCAAAGCAGGACTTTCTGTTGCCCAACAAAAAGCTGAACTTACCGATATTATTACTAAATTACAAGCCTTAAACTTTAATGCCCTGATCTTCCAAGTGCGACCGGAGGGAGACGCTTTATATGAATCGCAATTAGAGCCTTGGAGTGCTTGGATTACAGGAACTCAGGGGAAAGCACCAGAACCATTTTACGATCCTTTAGCTTATGCGATCGCAGAATGTCACAAGCGCAATATTGAACTTCACGCTTGGTTCAACCCCTATCGCGCTAGCACTTCCACCGACCCAGCGAAAACAGTCCGTCCCCACATAGCAGCTACCAATCCAGAAAGCGTTTATTTATGGAAAACTCAACGCTGGATGGATCCAGGACTGAAAATAGTTCAAGACAGAGCTTACAACGTAATTATCGACGTAGTAAAGCGCTACGACGTTGATGGCATTCACTTAGATGATTATTTCTATCCATATCCCATTGAGGGACAACCTTTCCCCGATGAGAAAACTTATGCTGCCCATAAAGCAGTCGGTGGTAAACTCAGCCTTGGCGACTGGCGGCGAGACAATGTTAACAGAATGGTAGAGCGTCTCTGGCAGGGGATTAAAGCAACTAAACCCGATGTGAAATTTGGTATCAGTCCCTTTGGGATTTATCGCCCCGGACAACCTACTGGAATTACTGGGTTGGATGCTTACAACGTGCTATATGCTGACTCGAAGAAATGGTTAGAAGAAGGTTGGATTGATTATATCGCCCCTCAACTTTACTGGCGCACAGACCAAACACAACAAAGTTATTCGGCATTGCTAAAGTGGTGGACACAAGTAAATACAAAGCAAAGACACGTTTACGCTGGTAACAATCTGACAGAACCAAGCAACAAGAGTCGGGAAAGTGACGAGATAGAAAAGCAGGTAAAAATTAGTCGTAGCCAAGCTGGACAGTTTTCACTGGGGAATATATTTTTCAATATTGGTGTTTTGACGGAAAATAGTCAGGGAATTGCCGATAAATTCCAAAGTCTGCTTTATAACAAACCTGCGCTACCTCCGACTTTGCCTTGGCAAGATACAACACCTCCTCCTCCACCCATTGGACTACAAGTCAATAACCGTAAACTAAGTTGGCAGCCAGGAGATAATCAACCAGTTCGTTCTTGGACACTTTATCGACAAACTGGTGATACTTGGACAATTCAGAGAATTTTGTCTGCTGGTACAACCTTCGCTACCGTTCAACAAGCCGGAACTTATGCCGTGTGTGCGGTGGATAGATTGGCTAATGAAAGTGTGGGAACAGTGATTACAGTAAGTTGAACAAAGGTGTTGCATTTGAGTGCGATCGCATTGTTGTTATGCTGTTGTGTAGTGTGAGTGCGATCGCTAAATCTCAAGTTAGCCATTTGACAAAAAGCTTATGTAATGCATAACATTCATTTCACATAACTTAAATGTGTTGAGTATATTTATATAGGTAAAGGTTCAGCCTAACTCGTAAATATTAGGACTTGCTAGATATTGAGCTAAGGCATAGGCTGAAAACATTAGAAAGCTTGTAAATAAAAATCAGACAGTTTATGTCTAAACTTTTTGACTGTATTACTGACGAACTGCAAGACTTTATTGCTGCTCAACAGATGTTTTTTGTTGGTTCTGCACCTTTGAGTCCTACGGGTCACGTTAACCTATCTCCTAAAGGTTTAGGAGGCTTTCGTGTCCTCTCTCCCAGCCGAGTAGGTTATTTGGATCTTACAGGTAGTGGGAACGAAACCTCAGCCCATTTGCAAGAAAATGGGCGGATAACCTTTATGTTTTGCGCCTTTGAAGAACCCGCGTGTATATTGCGTCTTTACGGTCAAGGAAACACCATTTTACCGAGTTCTCCAGATTGGGACTCTCTATATTCTTTGTTTGTGCCGATGCCTGGAACTCGTCAAATTATCATCGCTGATATTGAAAAAATACAGATTTCCTGTGGTTTTGGCGTACCACTCTATGAATATCGAGGTGAGCGCCAGACTTTAGTCAACTGGGCTAGTAAAAAAGGTGAAGAGGGAGTTCGAGAATATCAACAGCAAAAAAATCTTGTCAGCATTGACGGTTTAGCTACACCACTGAGTCAGTTATCATGACACACTCCATACACTGAATTGAAGTACTAATTTCAGTGTAGGCTTCTTAATCATACCCTACGGTGTACACACAAGTCTGACCGCAGCCATTTATTTGATTGATAAATCAAATAAATTTTGTACTGCCTTTCTATCCCGCCTCGGAATGAATTCCGAGTCTCATAGCTGAAGTCCACTCAAGTGGACTGAATTAATTATTTAGTCCACTTAAGTGGACTTTCGCTATCAGCCCTGAACTTCAGTTCTGGGCAGGATAACGGTGAGTATGACAGTTTTGAAATTATTAAAACTCCTTTGGATTATTGTCACCAGCAATTATTGCTTGGAACAAGTTTCCTAGTAAAGAGAAAAATGCCGAAACTAACACTAACAGCATTAAACTAGCAAGGGCAGCAAACGGAGAGATGATGAATAAGATTAAGAGTGCAAACATCAAAATAGTTAGTAATGTCTTATTCACCTTTTTTCACCTTTACATAGTTGCTCTTCCCCAGCTAAACAAATAAATCATCAAGTTGACCACAGTCAATAGAATGAATTAGTTTTAGCTCTTTGGTAAGATTTTGCGACAACATTGATAAACTAACAATCCGTCACCTGTCCTCTGTTAGACTTAACCTGTCCGCGCTTAGTTTTGTAATCAAGACGCTTTCTTTGAGAACTGCGGGTTGGTTTGGTAGGTTTGCGTTTTATTGTCACGACAACCGCGCTTTGAATGAGTTCTTGAAGTCGTTTTAACGCTGACTCCCGATTGTTTTCTTGGCTTCGGTGTTCCTGCGCTTTGATGACGACAACTCCTTCTTGGGTGATGCGTCGATCATTCAGCTTTAAAAGCTGTTCTTTATAATAATCCGGTAATGATGAAGCGACAATATCGAAGCGCAAGTGAATTGCCGTAGAAACCTTATTGACATTTTGACCTCCCGCTCCTTGTGAACGAATCGCACTAATTTCAATCTCACTCTGTGGGATAATAACTTTGTTGGAAATTTGCAACATTACTCATAAGACAGAAAAACTTTTAAATTTGAAATAGCAATCTTTTACTCGGTTTCTTCAGTAAAATCTATTACTACGTCCCGATCTTCATTGTTATCTAAATTCACCTCTAAAGTTTTTCCTTCAATTGTCACTTGATCGCCAGGAACTAATCGCCTTCCTCGTCTGGTTTCCAGCATACCATTGACTTGAACATCGCCACCTTGAATCATTAGCTTGGCTTGGCCTCCAGTTGGTACTATACCCATTAACTTTAAATATTGATTTAACTTAATTGTATTATCTCTGATTTTTTTCATAAGAAATAAAGGTACAGGATCTTAATTCTATCGTTATAGCGGTTCTCATTTATGTGAGGTACACCCGGAGGAGCAATTCATGAATTGCCCTTAGAGGATGTTTGAAAAGTTCTCTTGTTGGTAGCAAAACTTTTAGATCCCCCTAAATCCACGCCACGTGCTTCAAGTCGGGGAACCGCAAGGGCGCAGTGGCTCCCCTTAAAAAAGGGGGACTTTAACTCCGGTTCCCCCCTTTTTAAGGGGGGTTAGGGGGGATCGATTAAGTGCCTAAAATCACAACCAATTACTTTTCAAACAACCTCTTACACCTTACGAGATGATGTTGTACCACATTTGAATGGGAACCGCTATAAGTAGTAATGCAAAAATAGATATACATTTGTCATTGCGAATGGAGCAAAGCGGAATGAAGCAATCCCAAGACCTTGCGTTCGCGAAGTGTGTCCGAAAGACTTATGCTTTGCTACATTTCATTCCGTACCCTACGGGAAGGCTCCGCCTACGCAATGACATAAATATTTTTGCATACGCACTTATGTTATGGCAATCCTTAATCATTCGTGAAAAGTTATATCCCCGACTTCTTGGAGAAGTTGGGGATATAGACACCGCAAATTTCCACAAATCAGGTAGGATTGCTATATTAAGTCAAAGTGTAAATGTGTTGCAGCCCATAATCAGCTAAGTACAATATTTAATTAATTTGTAGCAAATTAAATTTGGCAAAACTCTGCAATGCTAATGCATCCTGATGCAATGCTGATACATCTCGATGCAATGCTAATGCGTCTCAATGTAGTGTTAATGTATCGAGGTGCAATGTTAATGCGTCCCGATGCAATGTTAATGCATCCCAATGCAATGTTAATGCATCGGGATGCATTAAGAAACGATCCGCTTTTGGCAAAACTTTCCGGTGTTGGCTGTGGTGGAGCAAATTTATTATCTATAATGTTGATCGACAAAACTACCAGATATAGGTGAACAAACTAGTCTGGAAGGTTCTTTTAGTGTGTTTAGGGGACTGGATCTATGATTAAGCTCGGTTTATTGGTACAGTCCCAGAATAACTATTTGGGTATCGGAAAAGTTACCGAAATATCTGATACCGATGCGAACGTTGAATATTTTTGCTCCATTGGACAACGTCTTCAAAAAACTTTACCTTTAAATTCCCTCTCTCAGGTCAGGCTTGAACCCCAAGCTCGATGCTATATTAAATCCAAAACCCAGGATAAATGGATAGTTGGTAGAGTTTTTATCTGGGATGAAGATACAGAAATGTATCAAATTGATTTACCTGATAAGAAAACTGCGATCGCTACTGAAGAAGACATTTACGTTCGTTGTAATCTCCCAAACACAGACCCCATCGAAACTTTAGCGATGAAAGGTCACGAAACGCCTTACTTCCATGACAAAAGATTAGCTTTCGTCAAATCTTTGATTAAGCAACGCGCTGTCAGTCGCGGGATGACGGGACTAATTTCGGCAAATATTAATCTTTATCCTCACCAAGTTGAAGTTGTCCGGCGGGTACTGGAAGACCCAATTCAACGCTACTTACTAGCAGACGAGGTGGGACTCGGAAAAACCATCGAAGCGGGTGCGATTCTGCGGCAATTCCTTCTTGATGAGCCAAAAAAAGGGGCGGTGGTATTAGTTCCGCAATATTTACTCAAACAATGGCGGACTGAGTTAGAAAATAAGTTTTACGTCTCCCATTTTGGGAAACGGGTAGCGGTGCTGGCGGTTGAAGATATCCATAAAATCAACCTGAAAGCAAGGATAGGCTGCTTAATTTTAGATGAAGCTCATCACATTGCAGCAATGGCAACCTCTAAAGATGCAACAGTCCGCCAGCGTTTTCAGACTTGCAAAGAACTTGCTCATAAAAGCGATCGCTTACTTTTATTATCTGCTACTCCTGTTCTCAATCATGAGCAAGATTTTCTCGCCATGTTGCACTTGCTCGACCCAACAACCTATAAAATTGGTGATTTAGCAGGTTTCCGCGCCAAAGTTGAAAGCCGTCAGGAAATTGGTAGACTTCTGCTTTCTTTTAAAGAAGGTGCGGAACCTGCTGTACTCAAAAGCAACTTGCAGCAACTACGAACCCTCTTAGCTGAGGATGAGTATTTCCTGAAGCTGGCGGATGATTTAGAAAATTGTTTACAAGGAAATTCTACCGAGCAAGATCAAATCGTTCAAGCGATTCGCACCCACGTCAGCGATATCTATCGACTCCACCGCCGCATGCTTCGCAACCGTCGCGCGGCTGTAGAAGATGTGATCTTTGACCGCAACTTTACGCCCAAAGAAGAGTATGATTTAGACGAGCGATCGCCTGATATCCACGAACTGCTCAATCAATGGCGTAGTGTTGCTCCTAGTGAAAAGCCATATCAGCGAATTTTTCTGCTGTTATTCTTAGCTGCTGGTACTTGGTTAGGCATATTAGAGCAAGTAATTACCGCTCGGTTAACTGGTAAACCTCATGCTAAACTCGTCCAAGAGTTTAAAGAAGATGATATTCGCATCTTAACTACAACCCCGAAATTTTCAGGGGAAGAAGAGATTCTGCAATCCTTCCTCAAAATTATTCGTCAACCTCAAGAGGACGGAGGACGAACGGAAAATCTGAAAACAGTGCTGCTGAATCAATTAGGTACATACTTCAAGATTCCCGCAAACGTTCGGAAAAATCAAAAGGAATTCATCACGAGGATACAGCAGAGAATCAAGAGACCAATTACTGGCGATATTCTGCCCAAGTTTATCGTGTTTACCAGTTTTGTGCAGACTTGTAGCGAAATAGTCCGATATTTGTCTGATACTTTTGGTGCAGAAAGTATAGCCAAACATCAATTTGGAGAACCACCAGACAAAGTTGAGGAAAGCTTAACTAAGTTCAGGAATAACCCCAACTGCTTTATTCTAGTATGCGATCGCTCTGGAGAAGAAGGACTTAACCTCCAATTTGCCGATTGGTTAATTCATTTTGACCTTCCTTGGTCGCCTAATCAATTAGAACAAAGAATTGGCAGACTTGACCGCATTGGCAGCAAAATTGGCATCCAATCTTGCGTCTTGATTGGCCCCTATTTAGAAGATAGCCCTCACAATGCTTGGTATCAAGTATTAAAAGATGGCTTTGGGATTTTTCAACAATCAATTGCCAGTTTGCAGTTTTATGTGGATGACAAGCTTGCAGAATTAGAAACAGCTTTGTTTCAATCCGGTGCTGCTGGATTGTTAGAAATGATTTCGCCAATTCAAAACCAAATTGAAACCGAGATAGCAAAAATTAGCGAACAAAATACTTTAGATGAAATTGACGCTAACGATGAAATTGCTACCGAGTATTTTCAAGAACTAGATAATTATGATGCTTGTCATCTAGAAATGAAACGAGCAATTGAAGGGTGGATTTGTGACGCGCTGGGATTCAGAGGACTCAATAACCCAGATTCATCAGAAATGCGACGTTATCAACCCTCAACGCGGACATTGGTTCCCATAAATGAGTTAAAAAACCGTTTTGCTGATAGTTATCTAGACCAATTTGGTACTTATAATCGCAGGGTAGCAAACCAGAATCCTGGTATTAAAATCTTTCGAGTTGGGGAAGGATTTGTCGAATCACTCTTAAACTATATAAACTGGGATGACCGGGGTGAAGCCTTTGCGATGTGGCGCACTGATGCATCTTGGGATGCAAAAGAAGGGAAGGAGTGGTTTGGTTTTCAATGCAATTATGTAGTGGAGACAAATTTAAGAACTGCCAAACAAGTCTTACTAGATAACAAACTAGATAGTTCGCAATTCAAACACTTGCAGCGCCGGGTTGATGCTTTATTTCCGCCAATTATAGAAACTATCTATGTTGATGGTCGGAAAAAAAACATCTGCATTGTTGAAGATAAAGCCCTCTTAAATATTCTGCAACGTCCATATAAAGATAAAAACAATAATCAAGGACGAGATTACAATCTAGCAAAAGAACGCTTAGGAATTATTGATGATTTTGTCGATCCTAATAAATGGCAAAATTTCTGCTATCAAGTGCGGAACATTTCTTCGGAATTACTCTCTAATCGTCCCGATTTTATTGACTTGTGCCAAAGTTGTGCTAGAGTAGCCGAAAAGAAATTAGCCAATAGAGTCGAACAATTACATCTGCGTTTGAACCAGCAAAGTTGGGATAATGCATTAGCTGAAGAGTTGAAGATAGAAACTGCTTTAAATGCAGCTATCTTAGAAGGAATTCGCCAGCCGCAGATTAGGCTTGATTCTGTCGGTTTTATTATTGTATCCGGGCGATCGCTTGTGCAATTTGAGTAATGTTATGTCTGCTTAAAGAGCCACAATATCCCCGTTAAATCTACCTAAAAAGAGGGGTTAGGTAGGTCTTTATATGCTCGTTGTCGTTTTTATGTTCAGCATTGAAATGACAACGAGTTTAACTTTTTCTGTTACCGATAATGACAATTTTCTTTGCCCTTGGCAATGTGTCAGCGATCGCGAGGGTTTACAATGGAATTGTACTAGTGTGAAGCAGTCGCTTCAGAATGCTTATGCTAATCCAGTTTCGGTTTCATCCTGAAAAAGCCGTTGAAGCCGCAGCGGTACTCTTAAAGCTGCACGGTAAGCCTATGAAGTATTTAGGCTTACTTAAGATGCTTTACATAGCTGACCGTCTTGCATTGAAACGCATGGAACAACCAATTACTGGCGATCATTATGTTTCGATGGATTACGGCCCTGTCCTGAGCGGCGTTTATGATCTAATCAAGGGTAAGCCCGTTGATGATGCCTTACCTCTTTGGTCTAAGTTCATTTCTCCTCGCAATGGAAATCATGTTTCCTTGTTGCGTGATCCGGGAGACGAAGACCTTTGTGAAGAGGAAGAGGAAATTATTCAACAGGTTTATGAAGCTTTTGGGCATCTTGATCCTTTTGAAGTTGCTGAGTGGACTTATGACCTTCCAGAGTGGAAAAACCCTCATGGCTCTGCCATTCCGATTTTGGTAGAGGATATTCTCAAAAATGTGGGTAAGAGTGACGAGCAAATCGGGGAAATTGAACAAGAAGCCATTCGGGAAGCATATCTAGATGGGGTTTTGAATGGTTAGCATCACCATTAATTTGGGAGATGCATTTTTGCTAGATACGCCTCCTAACAGTGAACACCTCTACATCGCAATTGCACAAACTTCTGAAAGCAACTATCTATTTGTCAATGTTACTAGCCGCAGACCTAATTCTGAAACTTCCTGTGTTCTCCTACCAGGTTCAGGTATACCAAGCTTTATAGTCCATGAGTCGGTAATAGCTTATCAGTTTGCTCGTGAGATGGATGCTACTCAACTAGCTGGTTTGATTACCATTGGTAGCCCTATTCCGAAAGGGACTTGTTCAAAGGCTGTTATTACACTAATTCAGCAAGGTGGTTTAGTCTCCAAGAGGTTGAAGAATAGGTACAAAACTGCTCTGAAAGCTTTTTTGGGAATACCGTAAGATATCATAGATCGCAGTTACAGATGGAGAGTAAATAGTGCTGGAAAACTGAGATAAGCTGATGCGTATTGATAAAGTGAATTATATTTTTGAATTTAGCTGAAAAATAGATAAATATTAATACTTGTCATACTTAATGTTGATTGTGAAACGAAATGATTAATGAAACGTTCAAATCGCCTTGTTTAGATAAGGGCGATCGCTTGTGCAATTTGAGTGATATAATTTATGTGTAGCTAAATAGCCTTAGTAAGTATACTAATCCCACCTCTTATATGGGGCGGGGTTTTTTAATCCCCGACTTCTTCAAAAA
This genomic interval from Nostoc sp. KVJ3 contains the following:
- the arfB gene encoding alternative ribosome rescue aminoacyl-tRNA hydrolase ArfB is translated as MLQISNKVIIPQSEIEISAIRSQGAGGQNVNKVSTAIHLRFDIVASSLPDYYKEQLLKLNDRRITQEGVVVIKAQEHRSQENNRESALKRLQELIQSAVVVTIKRKPTKPTRSSQRKRLDYKTKRGQVKSNRGQVTDC
- a CDS encoding HdeD family acid-resistance protein — translated: MTTDVSREINKNLNGGLITGVLLSIAGVIAIAVPNFTTLFAETWIAAILIFAGFTKLVYATQTRDRGGFIWKLLLSGLYIATGIMLFVYPYTGVLTLTLLLGSFLLTEGTFELILAFQLRPQENWAWVLGNGIITLVLGGMIWFQWPFNAPWLLGTLVGISIIFSGISRVMLSLNARSISNPPNGGINPT
- a CDS encoding alpha/beta hydrolase, coding for MQIYQLFNRLNNKKFTKLLSQAVALGLGAIVLLSTTNANAAEQVILKYGNFQGQISVEELTQFTETGKTTPTLKAYLDAAQQDPAVARKALKAPIKADPAFLNNLLSSWAGPILVSQIGEVVHPPTGQLDQEALRSALSTSIKQNGEVTLLGAIQNYPNTSVELEGDRLIAVYKRLSNLAELL
- the dpdE gene encoding protein DpdE, which produces MIKLGLLVQSQNNYLGIGKVTEISDTDANVEYFCSIGQRLQKTLPLNSLSQVRLEPQARCYIKSKTQDKWIVGRVFIWDEDTEMYQIDLPDKKTAIATEEDIYVRCNLPNTDPIETLAMKGHETPYFHDKRLAFVKSLIKQRAVSRGMTGLISANINLYPHQVEVVRRVLEDPIQRYLLADEVGLGKTIEAGAILRQFLLDEPKKGAVVLVPQYLLKQWRTELENKFYVSHFGKRVAVLAVEDIHKINLKARIGCLILDEAHHIAAMATSKDATVRQRFQTCKELAHKSDRLLLLSATPVLNHEQDFLAMLHLLDPTTYKIGDLAGFRAKVESRQEIGRLLLSFKEGAEPAVLKSNLQQLRTLLAEDEYFLKLADDLENCLQGNSTEQDQIVQAIRTHVSDIYRLHRRMLRNRRAAVEDVIFDRNFTPKEEYDLDERSPDIHELLNQWRSVAPSEKPYQRIFLLLFLAAGTWLGILEQVITARLTGKPHAKLVQEFKEDDIRILTTTPKFSGEEEILQSFLKIIRQPQEDGGRTENLKTVLLNQLGTYFKIPANVRKNQKEFITRIQQRIKRPITGDILPKFIVFTSFVQTCSEIVRYLSDTFGAESIAKHQFGEPPDKVEESLTKFRNNPNCFILVCDRSGEEGLNLQFADWLIHFDLPWSPNQLEQRIGRLDRIGSKIGIQSCVLIGPYLEDSPHNAWYQVLKDGFGIFQQSIASLQFYVDDKLAELETALFQSGAAGLLEMISPIQNQIETEIAKISEQNTLDEIDANDEIATEYFQELDNYDACHLEMKRAIEGWICDALGFRGLNNPDSSEMRRYQPSTRTLVPINELKNRFADSYLDQFGTYNRRVANQNPGIKIFRVGEGFVESLLNYINWDDRGEAFAMWRTDASWDAKEGKEWFGFQCNYVVETNLRTAKQVLLDNKLDSSQFKHLQRRVDALFPPIIETIYVDGRKKNICIVEDKALLNILQRPYKDKNNNQGRDYNLAKERLGIIDDFVDPNKWQNFCYQVRNISSELLSNRPDFIDLCQSCARVAEKKLANRVEQLHLRLNQQSWDNALAEELKIETALNAAILEGIRQPQIRLDSVGFIIVSGRSLVQFE
- a CDS encoding pyridoxamine 5'-phosphate oxidase family protein, producing the protein MSKLFDCITDELQDFIAAQQMFFVGSAPLSPTGHVNLSPKGLGGFRVLSPSRVGYLDLTGSGNETSAHLQENGRITFMFCAFEEPACILRLYGQGNTILPSSPDWDSLYSLFVPMPGTRQIIIADIEKIQISCGFGVPLYEYRGERQTLVNWASKKGEEGVREYQQQKNLVSIDGLATPLSQLS
- a CDS encoding glycoside hydrolase family 10 protein: MVSIATPFSDIQNHWARLFITALAQRGIVSGSPNGTYRPDNSLTRAEFAAIIANAFPKVTQKRQYVPFVDVPTNYWAAVAIQTAYEKAFLSGFPDKSFRSAERITRVEVLVSLVGGLEIATKVKPDLLSALPQIYQDSIQIPGYGRNQIAIATSAGLVVSFPNVKLLNPNLAATRADVAVIIYQTLVYLGQAEKISSIYLVQPPIPTPTPTPTPTPTPTPVGSVKLNHSREFRGAWVASVWNSNWPSKAGLSVAQQKAELTDIITKLQALNFNALIFQVRPEGDALYESQLEPWSAWITGTQGKAPEPFYDPLAYAIAECHKRNIELHAWFNPYRASTSTDPAKTVRPHIAATNPESVYLWKTQRWMDPGLKIVQDRAYNVIIDVVKRYDVDGIHLDDYFYPYPIEGQPFPDEKTYAAHKAVGGKLSLGDWRRDNVNRMVERLWQGIKATKPDVKFGISPFGIYRPGQPTGITGLDAYNVLYADSKKWLEEGWIDYIAPQLYWRTDQTQQSYSALLKWWTQVNTKQRHVYAGNNLTEPSNKSRESDEIEKQVKISRSQAGQFSLGNIFFNIGVLTENSQGIADKFQSLLYNKPALPPTLPWQDTTPPPPPIGLQVNNRKLSWQPGDNQPVRSWTLYRQTGDTWTIQRILSAGTTFATVQQAGTYAVCAVDRLANESVGTVITVS
- a CDS encoding RNA-binding S4 domain-containing protein, whose translation is MKKIRDNTIKLNQYLKLMGIVPTGGQAKLMIQGGDVQVNGMLETRRGRRLVPGDQVTIEGKTLEVNLDNNEDRDVVIDFTEETE
- a CDS encoding Panacea domain-containing protein, which gives rise to MLIQFRFHPEKAVEAAAVLLKLHGKPMKYLGLLKMLYIADRLALKRMEQPITGDHYVSMDYGPVLSGVYDLIKGKPVDDALPLWSKFISPRNGNHVSLLRDPGDEDLCEEEEEIIQQVYEAFGHLDPFEVAEWTYDLPEWKNPHGSAIPILVEDILKNVGKSDEQIGEIEQEAIREAYLDGVLNG
- a CDS encoding bromodomain-containing protein, with the protein product MDWKYRWKNGYRPSRDEAAKNPHLLDESQFENEQDRKLAEESARKHLGIPAPTLDEDKSILPHAASPDELI